A stretch of DNA from Ensifer sp. WSM1721:
CGATCCATTACTTTCTGGTTGTTGCTAGGCTTTGTGTTCGGGCGGTGGCTTTGGGCCGTTATAACCACTGCGGGCCTCGTCGAGCTTGGCATTGGCGAGCCCGAGGATTGATCCAGCATAGGCGCCGGGTGAACCGATCGCCTTCTCTTTGGCCGCCGATCCCGCAGCACTGCCGGCGGATCCGATCCCTGCACCGAAGCCTCGAAGGGCCGCACCAGCGAGTGATGAACCGGCTGCTCGTGCGGACTGACCGGCCGTAACACCCGCTCGTGCGGCACCCGCGGCAAGGAATCCAGCGCCTGCGGCGAACGATGCCGCATGGCCACCGTGACGGATCGTTTCCATTCCTCCGGAAACCGAGGCGCCCTGGACAACACCCTGGATGATGCTCGGCACGTACATGGCGATGATGAAGACCACGACGGAGATGCCGGCGATCGCGAGCGTCGTGACGAACTGGTCGGAGGTCGCGGTCGGAGCATTCGCCAAACCCAGGAGGACCTGCGATCCGATCTTGGCGATCATCACCAGCGCCATCAGCTTCATGCCGACGCCGAAAGCGTAGACGAGATAGCGGATCGCGAAATCCTTCGTATATGAGGATCCCCCGAGGCCCAGCATGATCATGCCGGCGAGCAGGCCGACATACATCTCGACCATAACCGACACGAAAATCGCGGCGACTAGGGAAAAGCAGATGACGACGACGCCCATCGCCAGTACGGCGGCGATCGCCAGTGCATTGTCTTCGAATACACCGAACTGCGCTTGCTGTGACATTTGCGAGGCGACTCGAATGCCGGCGTCAAAGATTTCGGCGGGAGAAGCTGAACCGCCGCCAGCGCCGATCTGGAACAACCTGTCGACCACCGCTCGCGCGAAGGTTGGACCCTGTGTGAGGACAAAAGCGAAGAACCCGATGAACATGATCCGTCGGACAAGTTCGGCAAACCAGCTGTCGAGAGAAGCGGCCTGGATTGCGAGCCAGACCGCGGCT
This window harbors:
- the trbL gene encoding P-type conjugative transfer protein TrbL, encoding MVKSSLIRSFLIAGLVCIAFTAPAFAREGQVLTELENQVSTAAKGWETTIMDAAKSLFWILATIEIGIAAVWLAIQAASLDSWFAELVRRIMFIGFFAFVLTQGPTFARAVVDRLFQIGAGGGSASPAEIFDAGIRVASQMSQQAQFGVFEDNALAIAAVLAMGVVVICFSLVAAIFVSVMVEMYVGLLAGMIMLGLGGSSYTKDFAIRYLVYAFGVGMKLMALVMIAKIGSQVLLGLANAPTATSDQFVTTLAIAGISVVVFIIAMYVPSIIQGVVQGASVSGGMETIRHGGHAASFAAGAGFLAAGAARAGVTAGQSARAAGSSLAGAALRGFGAGIGSAGSAAGSAAKEKAIGSPGAYAGSILGLANAKLDEARSGYNGPKPPPEHKA